TACTTGCGGATATTCAGGCGCCGGATGATGTCGAGATAACGCTGCGGCGTCACTCGGCGCAGATAATCCAAAAGGCGACGCCGGCGGCTGACCATCATCAGCAGGCCACGCCGACCAGCGAAATCCTTCTTGTGCTTGCGCAGATGCTCGGTGAGCTCGCCGATCCGTGTCGTCAGGATGGCGATCTGAACTTCGGGAGAACCGGTGTCGCTATCGCCCCGGCGATATTCCCCGATGAGTGTCTGCTTGCGCTCTCTGGTAATAGTCATCGAAAACCGCGATTCCTGTGCTTCGGCCGGTTCCTTAGACCTGCTGCTCCGGCCGGCTAGCGAACGTGCTGAGATACCTACTTTACCACTTTTTACAACAACTCAAGACGATCAATGTACCAGTAGGAGCAGAGTTTGCAACGCCAAAAGCAAGGCCAATCGCCCGCCCGGCGGCGGCCGGCCGCCACGCGACTGACGCTACCGGCAATCTCTCGCCAAATCGCCTGTTTGGCCAGATCAGGCAGGCGTCTGGCCGGCCTTTAGCCGATCGCCGCAATGCCCGACTCCGCCGCCCGGCAAACCCGATCCAGCTCGTCCAGCGAGATCGCCAGCGGCGGAAAGATCACCACCACGCTCCCCAGCGGCCGCAACAGCACGCCGTGGCTTCGCGCGTGATCGCACACCGCCAAACCGCGCTTTTCTTCCCAGGGGAACGGCTCACCGGTGGCCCGGTCGCGCACCA
This sequence is a window from Pirellulales bacterium. Protein-coding genes within it:
- the rpsO gene encoding 30S ribosomal protein S15 gives rise to the protein MTITRERKQTLIGEYRRGDSDTGSPEVQIAILTTRIGELTEHLRKHKKDFAGRRGLLMMVSRRRRLLDYLRRVTPQRYLDIIRRLNIRK